A genomic segment from uncultured Desulfuromonas sp. encodes:
- a CDS encoding glycogen/starch/alpha-glucan phosphorylase translates to MVIPDFERETASVVRKALKCLGNDDESLETSFLHYVYNTFGRHLQSPHYYLFKALSYSVRDRLMTRWRDTWLSHYQAGTKKAYYLSMEFLIGRSLLNNLLSLDIEDPVRRVLFHLGLTLEEVEQAERDAGLGNGGLGRLAACFMDSCATLQLPVMGYGLRYKYGMFRQRIQNGYQMEDPDPWLRHGEYPWEVQRADYTCVIPFGGSTRMYKEPHSGRLIVHWDHDEEVLAVPYDVPIAGFQNQTVNTLRLWSAASAEDFNLSEFNAGSYYEAVAEKNDAESITMVLYPNDANENGKELRLRQQYFLVSASLQDILKHWKRNHGMDFSHFSENNVFQLNDTHPSLAVAELMRLLIDEEHLEWDEAWGIVIRTMAYTNHTLLPEALETWSVDLLRRLLPRHLEIIYEINSRFLTEVSMKWPGDEQRLQRMSIIDPNNRVRMAHLALVGSFSVNGVAELHSRLLREGLFNDFYQLWPEKFNNKTNGVTPRRWLACANPELRELLFEVIGDQWLTDLSQLSRLEDYLDDKAFCLRWRLIRYHNKQRLAELVRQRTGIVVNPEAMFDVQVKRIHEYKRQLLNVLHLIHLYARIKFERPAQWTNRCAIIGGKAAPGYAMAKKIIKLIHNVAHVINNDPEVGDRLKLVFLPDYNVSAMEVICAGADLSEQISTAGKEASGTGNMKFMMNGAVTIGTLDGANVEIREAVGEENFFLFGLHAEEVENQRKSYRPAAIIAGDDDLKLVLQLLKSGHFNRFEKGIFDDVIASMTSPHDPWMTLADFRSYVECQKRVAELFNDEAAWTRMSLINTARSGRFSTDRTMREYNEDIWRLKPVEVQEAQLPD, encoded by the coding sequence ATGGTCATTCCTGATTTCGAACGTGAAACGGCATCGGTGGTGCGTAAGGCCTTGAAGTGCCTTGGAAATGACGATGAGAGCCTGGAGACGAGCTTTTTGCATTATGTCTACAATACCTTCGGGCGACATTTGCAATCACCACACTATTACCTGTTTAAAGCTTTGTCCTACAGCGTACGCGACCGATTGATGACCCGTTGGCGTGATACCTGGTTATCCCATTATCAGGCCGGTACAAAAAAGGCCTATTATTTGTCGATGGAGTTTCTCATCGGCCGTTCCCTGCTTAATAATCTGCTCAGCCTGGATATCGAAGATCCGGTGCGGCGGGTGTTGTTCCACCTTGGCCTGACGCTGGAGGAGGTGGAGCAGGCTGAACGCGACGCCGGTCTCGGTAATGGCGGTCTGGGGCGTTTGGCCGCCTGTTTCATGGATAGCTGCGCCACGTTGCAGTTGCCGGTGATGGGCTATGGTTTGCGTTATAAGTACGGCATGTTCCGTCAGCGGATTCAGAACGGCTATCAGATGGAGGACCCGGATCCGTGGCTGCGCCATGGCGAATATCCCTGGGAGGTACAACGCGCCGACTACACCTGTGTCATTCCGTTTGGCGGCAGCACACGGATGTACAAAGAACCCCACAGCGGCCGACTGATTGTGCACTGGGATCATGACGAGGAAGTGCTTGCGGTCCCCTATGATGTGCCGATCGCCGGTTTTCAAAATCAGACTGTCAATACCTTGCGCCTGTGGTCGGCGGCTTCGGCCGAGGATTTCAATCTGTCGGAATTCAATGCCGGGTCCTATTATGAAGCAGTGGCTGAAAAAAATGACGCCGAAAGCATCACCATGGTGTTGTATCCAAACGATGCCAATGAAAACGGCAAAGAACTGCGCTTGCGACAGCAGTATTTTCTGGTTTCAGCCAGTCTGCAGGATATTCTTAAACACTGGAAACGCAACCATGGCATGGATTTTAGCCATTTTTCTGAAAACAACGTCTTCCAGCTCAACGACACTCATCCGAGTCTGGCCGTTGCTGAACTGATGCGGCTCCTGATCGATGAAGAGCATCTTGAGTGGGATGAGGCTTGGGGCATTGTCATCCGCACCATGGCCTACACCAACCACACCTTGTTGCCTGAAGCGTTGGAGACGTGGTCGGTTGACTTGCTGCGGCGGTTACTGCCGCGCCATCTTGAGATCATTTACGAGATCAACAGCCGTTTTCTTACCGAAGTGTCGATGAAGTGGCCGGGTGATGAGCAGCGTCTGCAACGGATGTCGATTATCGATCCGAACAACCGGGTGCGCATGGCCCATCTCGCTCTGGTCGGCAGCTTTTCTGTCAATGGCGTCGCTGAATTGCATTCCCGTCTGTTGCGTGAAGGGTTGTTTAACGATTTTTATCAGTTATGGCCGGAGAAATTCAATAACAAGACCAACGGTGTCACGCCTCGGCGCTGGCTGGCCTGCGCCAATCCCGAACTGCGTGAACTGCTATTTGAGGTCATCGGCGATCAATGGCTGACCGACCTGTCGCAGTTGTCGCGCCTCGAAGACTATCTGGATGACAAGGCGTTTTGCCTGCGTTGGCGGCTGATTCGTTACCATAACAAGCAGCGATTGGCAGAATTGGTGCGGCAGCGTACCGGGATCGTCGTCAATCCCGAGGCCATGTTCGATGTCCAGGTGAAACGCATTCACGAATACAAGCGACAGCTGCTCAATGTCCTGCACCTGATTCATCTCTATGCCCGCATCAAGTTCGAGCGACCAGCCCAGTGGACCAACCGCTGTGCGATCATCGGCGGCAAAGCGGCCCCCGGTTATGCCATGGCAAAGAAGATCATCAAGCTGATCCATAATGTTGCCCATGTGATCAATAACGATCCCGAGGTGGGTGATCGTCTCAAACTGGTGTTCCTGCCCGACTACAATGTTTCGGCGATGGAAGTGATTTGTGCCGGGGCGGATCTCTCTGAACAGATCTCTACCGCTGGCAAGGAAGCTTCCGGCACCGGCAACATGAAGTTCATGATGAACGGAGCGGTGACCATTGGCACCCTGGATGGCGCCAATGTGGAGATCCGCGAGGCTGTTGGCGAGGAGAATTTCTTTTTGTTCGGCCTCCATGCTGAAGAGGTGGAAAACCAGCGCAAATCCTATCGTCCTGCGGCGATTATCGCGGGTGATGATGACCTGAAACTGGTTCTGCAGCTGCTGAAGTCCGGTCATTTTAACCGTTTTGAAAAAGGCATTTTTGACGATGTCATCGCTTCAATGACCAGTCCCCACGATCCGTGGATGACGCTGGCAGACTTCCGCAGTTACGTGGAGTGTCAAAAACGCGTTGCTGAACTGTTCAACGACGAAGCCGCCTGGACCCGGATGAGTCTGATCAACACGGCTCGCAGTGGCCGGTTTTCAACAGATCGTACGATGCGTGAATACAACGAAGATATCTGGCGTTTAAAACCGGTTGAAGTGCAGGAAGCGCAACTGCCGGACTGA
- the glgA gene encoding glycogen synthase GlgA, producing MKILFATSEVFPIIKTGGLADVSAGLPAALHDLGEDVRIVLPAYLDALTAVGDVEELASFTVTGCGVAREVKVLSAVNPSFGGVVWLLAVGDLFNRPGNPYQNDNGEDWWDNGERFALFSRAVVELSMDRIGLRWQPDVVHCHDWQTGLVPAFLSLEAPRPQSVFTIHNLSYQGCFPYALFDGLGLPDHWWHYSKLEFYDSLSMLKGGIVFADQVTTVSPSYADEICRPEQGFGMHDVLQECREQGRLTGIINGMDSHVWNPANDPLLPYPYSVQKGRVAQKKRNKQQLLEQLAAEHAAAAGNAPLCGFIGRLVEQKGIDLIVDIVPSLLEESDACFVFIGTGLTHYEQQLRHLAERHPERVFVHIGYSEPLAHLLEAGCDLFLMPSRFEPCGLNQMYSLNYGTPPVVHATGGLKDSVVDTTEESLHSGDATGFVFAPASAEALHSALLRALEWFRRPRRWQQLQKNGMLKDFSWQRSATRYLQIYRSGGM from the coding sequence ATGAAGATTTTGTTTGCCACTTCAGAAGTCTTTCCCATTATTAAAACCGGCGGTCTGGCGGATGTCAGTGCGGGCTTGCCCGCAGCCCTGCATGATTTGGGCGAAGACGTGCGCATTGTGCTGCCCGCTTATCTCGATGCTCTTACCGCCGTCGGAGACGTGGAGGAGCTGGCGTCTTTTACGGTCACTGGTTGTGGGGTTGCCCGCGAGGTGAAGGTTCTGTCGGCTGTCAATCCATCGTTTGGTGGCGTTGTTTGGCTCCTGGCTGTCGGCGATCTTTTTAACCGACCGGGAAATCCCTACCAGAACGACAATGGCGAAGACTGGTGGGATAATGGTGAACGGTTTGCCCTGTTCAGCCGGGCTGTGGTCGAGTTATCCATGGATCGTATCGGCTTACGCTGGCAACCTGATGTTGTGCACTGTCACGACTGGCAAACCGGGTTGGTCCCGGCGTTTCTAAGTCTTGAAGCGCCACGGCCACAGAGCGTGTTTACGATTCACAATCTTTCCTATCAGGGGTGTTTTCCTTACGCGCTTTTCGACGGACTTGGATTGCCAGACCATTGGTGGCATTACAGCAAACTGGAATTTTACGACAGCCTGTCGATGCTCAAAGGGGGCATTGTCTTCGCCGATCAGGTGACCACGGTCAGCCCGAGCTATGCGGATGAAATCTGTCGCCCGGAGCAGGGCTTCGGCATGCATGATGTTTTGCAGGAATGTCGTGAGCAAGGACGTCTGACCGGCATTATCAACGGCATGGACAGCCACGTGTGGAATCCGGCCAACGATCCCCTCCTGCCGTATCCTTACAGTGTTCAAAAGGGGCGGGTCGCCCAGAAAAAGCGCAATAAACAGCAACTGCTTGAGCAATTGGCCGCAGAGCATGCTGCAGCGGCGGGTAATGCTCCGTTATGCGGATTTATCGGTCGTCTTGTCGAACAAAAAGGGATTGACCTGATTGTTGATATCGTGCCGTCCTTGCTGGAAGAAAGTGATGCCTGTTTTGTCTTTATCGGCACCGGACTAACCCATTATGAACAACAACTTCGGCACTTGGCCGAACGTCACCCTGAGCGGGTTTTTGTTCATATCGGTTATTCAGAGCCACTGGCTCATCTGCTCGAAGCCGGTTGTGATCTGTTTCTGATGCCGTCACGTTTTGAACCGTGTGGGCTGAATCAGATGTATAGCCTTAATTATGGAACGCCACCTGTGGTGCATGCCACCGGCGGTTTAAAAGACAGTGTCGTCGATACGACGGAAGAGAGTCTGCACAGTGGTGATGCCACCGGATTTGTCTTTGCTCCGGCATCTGCTGAAGCCCTGCATTCCGCTCTTCTGCGTGCCCTGGAATGGTTCCGGCGGCCGCGTCGTTGGCAGCAATTGCAAAAGAACGGCATGCTCAAAGATTTCAGCTGGCAACGCAGTGCCACGCGTTATCTGCAGATCTACCGTTCAGGAGGGATGTGA